The Chryseobacterium sp. 52 genome includes a region encoding these proteins:
- a CDS encoding cupin domain-containing protein produces the protein MDKKDFSSKDFHETFARPKYVKPSHLIHKNVENAGEHNQFSTERKHPVFFVDLPSKNVSMTVGGLIPGQQTNKHRHTYETVLYVIEGKGWTEVEGEKVYWEAGDAVYIPSWAWHKHQNLSDTESAKYLACENAPQLQNLGVALREEEGRDL, from the coding sequence ATGGACAAAAAAGATTTCAGTTCAAAAGATTTTCACGAAACGTTTGCAAGACCAAAGTATGTAAAACCGAGTCATTTGATTCATAAAAATGTAGAAAATGCGGGTGAGCACAATCAGTTTTCAACAGAAAGGAAACACCCCGTTTTCTTCGTGGATCTTCCAAGTAAAAATGTAAGTATGACGGTTGGAGGACTGATTCCGGGCCAGCAGACCAATAAACACCGCCATACTTATGAAACCGTCTTGTATGTGATCGAAGGAAAAGGATGGACAGAAGTAGAAGGCGAGAAAGTATACTGGGAAGCAGGGGATGCTGTTTATATTCCTTCGTGGGCATGGCATAAGCATCAAAACCTTAGTGATACAGAATCTGCCAAGTATTTAGCCTGCGAAAATGCACCACAGCTTCAAAATCTGGGTGTTGCCCTGAGAGAGGAAGAGGGAAGAGATCTTTAG
- a CDS encoding dihydrodipicolinate synthase family protein has translation MKNVPFKGIIAYPITPFDQNEKVDIPLFKKLVERLIVSGSHGIAPLGSTGVMPYLSDDEKEAITEAAIQQTNGRIPTLVGVSNLTTEKTIHHAKFAEKAGADAVMIIPMSYWKLTDDEIVAHYDAVAGKISIPIMAYNNPATSGVDMSPALLKRLLEIPNVTMIKESTGDIQRMHYLRKELGEETAFYNGSNPLALAAFTAGARGWCTAAPNLIPELNVDLYKAVEEGDLEKAKDVFYRQFDLLKFIVNKGLPRAVKAGLNILGEEGGNLRSPLKPLTEIETEELRNIIKTLVN, from the coding sequence ATGAAAAATGTTCCATTCAAAGGAATAATTGCTTATCCCATTACGCCTTTTGATCAGAATGAAAAAGTAGATATTCCTCTTTTTAAAAAGCTGGTAGAAAGACTTATTGTTTCAGGAAGTCACGGGATAGCACCCTTAGGAAGTACAGGAGTAATGCCGTATCTGTCTGACGATGAAAAAGAAGCGATAACGGAAGCTGCCATACAGCAGACGAACGGAAGAATTCCTACGCTTGTGGGCGTATCCAATCTGACCACAGAAAAGACTATTCATCATGCAAAGTTTGCAGAAAAAGCAGGCGCTGATGCGGTTATGATCATTCCTATGAGCTATTGGAAGCTGACCGATGACGAGATAGTGGCTCATTATGATGCAGTAGCCGGTAAAATTTCAATTCCCATCATGGCGTATAACAATCCGGCAACCAGTGGAGTAGATATGTCACCAGCCCTTTTGAAAAGACTGCTGGAAATCCCGAATGTTACGATGATTAAGGAAAGCACCGGAGATATTCAGAGAATGCATTATTTAAGAAAAGAACTCGGGGAGGAAACTGCTTTCTATAACGGATCCAATCCATTGGCGCTGGCTGCATTTACTGCCGGAGCAAGAGGATGGTGCACAGCGGCTCCCAATCTGATTCCGGAACTGAATGTTGATCTGTATAAAGCTGTTGAAGAAGGAGATCTGGAAAAAGCAAAAGACGTTTTCTACAGACAGTTTGATCTGTTGAAATTTATTGTCAACAAAGGGCTGCCAAGAGCGGTGAAAGCAGGTCTGAATATTTTAGGAGAAGAAGGCGGAAACTTAAGAAGTCCGCTGAAACCTTTAACCGAAATAGAAACAGAAGAACTTAGAAATATTATTAAAACTCTTGTTAATTAA
- a CDS encoding thioredoxin family protein, producing the protein MKKPIFYHAGCSVCVSAEHDIINLIGADHVEIVHLGNDRNKITEAENAGVKSVPALVTPNGNVLHINFGASMDDVKK; encoded by the coding sequence ATGAAAAAACCAATTTTTTATCACGCAGGATGTTCCGTATGTGTAAGTGCAGAACATGATATTATCAACCTTATCGGTGCTGACCATGTAGAGATCGTGCATTTAGGAAATGACCGGAACAAAATTACAGAAGCAGAAAATGCAGGCGTAAAATCTGTTCCTGCTTTGGTTACGCCGAACGGAAATGTTCTGCATATCAATTTTGGAGCATCAATGGATGATGTGAAAAAATAG
- a CDS encoding pyridoxamine 5'-phosphate oxidase family protein: MSTKNLTHLEAIKKIQELSMKARICMFCTELETVPVNSRPMTLQEADDNGNLWFISSGTSNKNFEIKDDRRVQLFFMNNSDSQYLSVYGQASVYKDKATIEEKWSPMAKAWFDGKNDPDVTIIRVEPKETYYWDTKAGKLVSLFSFVTAAITGIKTNNSDGVEGNAIV; encoded by the coding sequence ATGTCAACAAAAAATCTTACCCATCTGGAGGCGATCAAAAAAATTCAGGAACTTTCGATGAAGGCCAGAATTTGTATGTTTTGTACAGAACTTGAAACGGTTCCTGTCAATTCACGTCCTATGACACTGCAGGAAGCTGATGACAACGGAAATTTGTGGTTTATCAGCAGCGGAACAAGCAATAAGAATTTTGAAATAAAAGATGATCGCAGAGTACAGCTTTTCTTTATGAACAATAGTGATTCACAATATCTTTCCGTGTATGGACAGGCGTCTGTTTACAAAGATAAAGCTACGATTGAAGAAAAATGGTCCCCAATGGCCAAAGCATGGTTTGATGGAAAAAATGATCCTGATGTGACCATTATCCGTGTAGAACCTAAGGAAACGTATTATTGGGATACGAAAGCAGGAAAACTGGTCAGCCTGTTCAGTTTCGTGACAGCTGCCATTACCGGGATTAAAACCAACAATTCTGATGGCGTTGAAGGCAATGCCATTGTATAA
- a CDS encoding Na+/H+ antiporter yields MKLSFTTGKNILLFLSVEQSIIIVQLSENNISLMENYAVILVIMALMIGVSGLSGKIKIPAPMLLLIVGILIGFIPAMPEVEINPEIIMLLFLPPLLYDAAFNISFQQFKTNLNTISTLAIGLVFMTTAGIAVLAYYLIPGMSWPLAFVLGSILSATDAVAAVGVTKGLGLSHKTITILEGESLINDASALVAYRFAVAAVTGVAFVTWKASLEFFVVLGGGFLVGWIIFQALSFTIRFFRTDAMVVNSLILLMPFVTYLIAEHFKVSGVIAVVVLGLGMSKLSRTRFPDHVKEQSRNFWDVIIFLLNGLIFLLIGLEFPIILKKMPQIQVWTYAGYAIIIVLVTLLIRMARVYLQQFNLQKAFQGKRRISEEALFDSKTSFIITWSGMRGIVSLAIALGLPTISHNGEPFPMRNEIIFLSIAVVLISLLGQGLTLPWIVKKLKL; encoded by the coding sequence ATGAAGCTGTCCTTTACGACAGGAAAAAATATTTTGTTATTTTTATCAGTTGAACAATCAATTATCATTGTACAACTTTCAGAAAACAATATAAGCCTGATGGAAAACTACGCTGTTATTTTAGTAATTATGGCCTTAATGATCGGAGTTTCCGGTTTGTCAGGTAAGATTAAAATCCCGGCACCTATGCTGCTTTTAATTGTAGGGATATTGATTGGCTTTATCCCCGCCATGCCTGAAGTTGAGATCAATCCGGAAATCATTATGCTTCTGTTTCTGCCTCCATTATTGTATGATGCGGCCTTTAATATTTCATTCCAACAGTTTAAAACGAATCTTAATACCATCAGTACATTAGCCATAGGGCTTGTATTTATGACGACTGCCGGTATTGCTGTGCTCGCTTATTATTTAATTCCCGGAATGAGCTGGCCGCTGGCTTTTGTATTAGGATCTATTCTTTCTGCCACAGATGCAGTTGCTGCAGTTGGGGTCACTAAAGGTTTAGGACTTTCTCACAAAACGATTACGATACTGGAAGGAGAGAGTCTGATCAATGATGCTTCAGCTCTGGTTGCTTATCGTTTTGCTGTGGCGGCTGTTACCGGAGTTGCCTTTGTAACCTGGAAGGCTTCTCTGGAATTTTTCGTTGTTTTGGGAGGAGGTTTTCTCGTGGGCTGGATTATTTTTCAGGCACTGTCTTTTACGATCCGGTTCTTTCGGACCGATGCTATGGTTGTCAACAGTCTGATCCTGTTAATGCCCTTTGTAACCTATCTTATTGCAGAACATTTTAAGGTCTCCGGGGTGATTGCGGTTGTTGTTCTGGGATTGGGAATGTCCAAACTTAGCCGGACCAGGTTTCCTGATCATGTGAAAGAACAGTCCCGGAATTTTTGGGATGTTATTATCTTTTTACTTAATGGATTGATCTTTTTGTTGATAGGGCTTGAATTTCCAATTATTTTGAAGAAAATGCCTCAGATTCAGGTATGGACTTATGCAGGCTATGCCATAATCATTGTGCTGGTGACTCTGTTGATCAGAATGGCAAGAGTATATTTGCAGCAATTTAATCTCCAAAAAGCTTTTCAGGGTAAAAGAAGGATCAGTGAAGAAGCCTTATTTGATTCTAAAACAAGTTTTATCATTACCTGGTCGGGGATGCGGGGAATTGTCTCGCTTGCCATTGCGCTCGGTCTTCCCACAATCAGTCATAACGGGGAACCTTTTCCCATGCGTAATGAAATTATCTTTTTATCCATAGCTGTTGTGCTGATCTCCTTATTGGGGCAAGGCCTTACATTACCGTGGATTGTAAAAAAGCTTAAATTATAA
- a CDS encoding helix-turn-helix domain-containing protein, producing MQIAPPKHLSSYIRHFIFLENAGDDCKNLRLFTDGSTGLILSDSQNLYTGVSENPVPSSFFYGQPGKFKDFTAKGSFSMIAVVFQPYFFNILLNISAKEAKDQIISAEDILKSELLPFQESLLAGKNPKVIITELAHFFTKFLSEKISSDHALIKAVQQLMLKHKGSVSSKELEQFTGYSERHLERKFENYIGLTPKKYGSIIRLHHFINLMKKSNESESIAGLSYDAGYTDQSHLIKDFKSYIGLTPKQYQKTENKLAVNFIELRK from the coding sequence ATGCAGATTGCCCCACCAAAGCATTTATCATCTTATATCAGGCATTTTATCTTTTTGGAAAATGCAGGAGATGACTGTAAAAATTTAAGATTGTTTACAGATGGCAGCACGGGATTGATCTTGTCGGACAGTCAGAATCTGTATACAGGTGTTTCAGAAAATCCTGTTCCTTCTTCCTTTTTCTATGGACAACCGGGAAAGTTTAAAGATTTTACCGCTAAAGGATCGTTTTCTATGATTGCCGTAGTTTTTCAGCCTTATTTTTTTAATATTCTGCTTAATATTTCTGCAAAAGAAGCCAAGGATCAGATTATTTCGGCTGAAGATATTTTAAAAAGTGAGCTGCTTCCTTTTCAGGAAAGTCTTCTGGCCGGAAAAAATCCTAAAGTCATTATTACTGAGCTGGCTCATTTCTTTACAAAATTCCTGTCCGAAAAAATAAGCTCTGATCATGCATTGATTAAAGCTGTTCAGCAGTTGATGCTTAAACATAAAGGTTCTGTCTCTTCAAAAGAACTAGAACAGTTCACCGGATATTCTGAACGGCATCTTGAAAGAAAATTTGAAAACTACATCGGGTTGACTCCGAAAAAATACGGAAGCATCATCAGGCTCCATCATTTCATCAATCTCATGAAGAAAAGTAACGAGAGTGAAAGCATTGCGGGACTTTCTTACGACGCAGGCTATACCGATCAGTCCCATTTAATTAAAGATTTTAAAAGTTATATCGGATTGACCCCAAAACAATACCAGAAAACGGAAAATAAGTTAGCGGTCAACTTTATAGAACTTAGGAAATAA